The Plectropomus leopardus isolate mb unplaced genomic scaffold, YSFRI_Pleo_2.0 unplaced_scaffold3766, whole genome shotgun sequence genome includes a region encoding these proteins:
- the LOC121938913 gene encoding synapse differentiation-inducing gene protein 1-like: MEGGEEEGRGEEAETSSRLGRASPRGGGAGGHGGGAGEGGGGDTCRPNGLITTHRVGAEPVLLVYSAPQYQGRVVVNSPQQRSSSGAGRGGGPPQLLNPSALLPQQAVSDSRLRPPSGLLLCPESVLRAWGGAGGGDCCETTFIEGLGPDASSASATKEALLFTERKFLDFSGEDARIHTLSYDMEEDEEFQELESDYSSESESEDAFLLMPPRDHLGLSVFSMLCCFWPLGIAAFYLSHE; this comes from the exons aaggaggagaggaggagggtcGAGGAGAGGAGGCTGAAACCTCCTCCAGACTGGGAAGAGCCTCGCcaagaggaggaggtgcaggtggacatggaggaggtgcaggagaaggaggaggaggagacacgTGCAGACCAAACGGCCTGATCACAACCCACCGTGTGGGGGCGGAGCCTGTGCTGCTGGTGTACTCGGCTCCTCAGTATCAGGGCCGTGTGGTGGTGAACTCTCCgcagcagaggagcagcagcggagcaggaagaggaggaggtccTCCCCAGCTCCTGAACCCCAGCGCGCTCCTCCCCCAGCAGGCGGTGTCAGACTCGCGTCTCCGGCCGCCCTCCGGCCTCCTGCTGTGTCCAGAGAGTGTCCTGCGGGCGTGGGGGGGGGCCGGGGGAGGCGACTGCTGCGAGACCACCTTCATCGAGGGACTCGGCCCCGACGCCTCCTCCGCCTCCGCCACCAAGGAGGCGCTGCTGTTCACTGAAAGGAAGTTCCTGGATTTTTCTGGGGAGGACGCAAGGATTCACACGCTGTCATACGACatggaggaggacgaggagttCCAGGAGCTGGAG AGTGATTACTCCAGCGAATCAGAGAGCGAGGACGCCTTTCTGTTGATGCCTCCCAGAGATCACCTGGGCCTCAGTGTCTTCTCCATGCTCTGCTGCTTCTGGCCGCTCGGCATCGCCGCCTTCTACCTGTCACACGAG